The Lolium perenne isolate Kyuss_39 chromosome 6, Kyuss_2.0, whole genome shotgun sequence genome segment GTCATCCGACATCGCCTCAAAGTGTCTATCCCATAGCCCACGCACGTCGCTAGGCTCACAAAATACCAAAATTGTTGCGAAAAGCCTTCTGAGTGAGGATGGCATCTGGAATAGCTCAGCCTCTGTAAGACACTCATCAATTGTGTTGTCAGCCTCCACAAGGCCTCTTCTTTCAGCGGCTTCACGAAAGCTTGGGCACACAAATCCATCCACTGTCCTAAGGTCTTCAAAGGAGGTCGCACCTGCAACATTGTTTAGGAGCACTCGCAGATAGTACCGCTCTCCCTCAGCTGGATGGGCTGACACAATTCTACCTACCTGGAAACGTTGACTTCTCTTTTTCCATATCTTTTTGCCTGCATGCCATACAAATGCTGTCGGAAAATCCCTATACAACAATCGTCGAGCCTCTGTGTATTTTTTATTTGCCTCAAAATACTCTGTCAACATTGTCCTTGAGGCGCCATGTCGAGCAACAACTTCGTTGAGATCCTCCCTAGCATTAAATGAGACCATGTGCATGTCCGGGAGGTGAAGTTGCAATTGTCTCACAGATGGGAAGATCTCACTAAGGTTGAAGCTATAGATCCTCCAAAGCGCCTCTGGTGGGGTAATCCACCTTGCATCCCTATACTGCTTGATCTCGTCAATGTTGCCATTACTATCAGCCTCATCTAGAGAAACGGATGCCCGATCATGGCCCTTGTAGATATATTTAAATAAGTATTTCACAGCCTTGATACTTGAGCACACCTCAACATTGATGTGACAGTTGTATCTCCTTAGAAGGTAAGGGTTGTACGGCACTACCCATCTGTTGTCTAGCATCCTTCCTCGAACCTGAGCACGACGACCATCATTGCGTCTCCGGTACACAGGGTATGTGTCCCTTCCCTGGACGGTTGTCGGGTTAAATGGACGTGGATACCGGTTCTTACAACTTCCATCTTGCATGCACACATTCTTGGGATTTAGAACCCCGCAGGGCCCATGCATCATATGTTTGACAACCATTGTATATAGCTCTGGATACTTTTGCTTGTCTGGGAGCTCAGCCGAGATGAGACGGTCATACTGCTCTGGGACTAAGAGCTTGTAACGAGACTCCATGATAAGGAGGAAGTGAGCATGTGGAAGTCCCCTCTTCTGGAATTCAACGACATAAACATAAGCAATCACTTTGCCAAGGATGTGCTTTTTAAATAGTTGCTTCTTTAGGTCCTCGAGCTTGGCTCGAAAGATCCGGACAATGAGATCAGGACGATCTTGGGGGGTCTGTCCAGGTTCAAGTTCACGAGTTATCTCTTCCCAGTTGGGGTTGCAGGTCATAGTTAGGAAGATGTCGGGCTTCCCATACTTCTGAACCAGGGCCATAGCATCCATGAATCTTCGCTTAAAATCTCGCTTGCCTCCAATGAATTGTGCCGGGAGTACAGTTATTTTGCCTACCGCATCCGCACGGCTTTCCCCAGCATTTATGCTATCAACAACACCTTTGTAAAGATCAGCACGTATCTCCTTTTGGTGACCTCGGATGTAGTCTAGTCTTGCACCCTCTACCTTCATGTACATGTCAACAACATACTGTTGGAAAAGGCGCTTACCGTACAATATGGGATTGAATATCCCACGACGCATCTGGACTTTATAACAGTAATAATCTCTAACAGAGACGCACAACCGAGTATTGACATCTATTGGAAGGTAGGGACAAAACAACATTAAACGATATAGTTCATAGACAAAAGATGAAAAGAGCAACAATGGTCTAGAGTCTAACCTGGGTCCTCATTTTCATTATCATGGGACTGGAGCACCTCATCCAAGGACACACCATTCTTTGGAATTTGGGCATGCCAACCGAGCTCTCCCCTTGGAAAAAACAGAGGGTATGACAAGGGGTCGTAGCATCCATAGTATGGCTTTATACCATATTTGTCATTGTTATTCCCATAGAGGACAATACTACGATCAAACTTTTTGATAAGATCATTTCCCTCAACCCACACAGCAGCTACCTCCGAAGACAATGGCACATTATATGTTCGCTGGTCCATCCTTGGGTCTGTGTTTAGAGAGATACGAAACTCCTCGAGGTCTGCAGCTTGGCCAAGACTCCTAAACGATTGAGAGTAGGGGTTGTCCCTGAGGATGTTAACTAACCTTCTAATGACCTCCTGGTCAAGCCCAGGGGAGTGTCGAAACCGATGTTCGAGGCCAGGATCGTCGTCGTAAAAGTATAGTTGTAAATGGCCGTGACATGACTCGTTAGGACGGAATGAATGTATGTTGTGATAAATTTGCCCATGTGCTCGAAATGTGTATACGCCTGACCTCATGTTGGTATATTTGTTATCAAGGCTTACGCCAAGGGTGGTGAATGAAAAat includes the following:
- the LOC127307725 gene encoding uncharacterized protein; its protein translation is MPWLPRDCSAEGKQAFIVHAGIFVTVLHEHDKAKQFVPERYALYCISTGLSIHEPSNTRNQSDSTSEGEHVTSQLAATSIATLEQGESSKGRKRSYDSARYASLTPEQRKARTERDRIRRQSLTPEAREEINARRRSRMQSLTLEERQEKNARRRARRQSLPPEQRQALLNRVKENYTARRAVPCAESTAMQCPELGGSPLINPLCSIPTSSVVNGSKYTSGVTLYYALGTLLDDQQYKTGVDNCEVLDPADLADASVVGSNVLGPFEHVYSNIPDSTHMLKPVADCNHCGAKRFEYEPKSFCCRGGKIRLTLTEPPPELRRLWSSSDADAKHFQDNIRFFNGHFSFTTLGVSLDNKYTNMRSGVYTFRAHGQIYHNIHSFRPNESCHGHLQLYFYDDDPGLEHRFRHSPGLDQEVIRRLVNILRDNPYSQSFRSLGQAADLEEFRISLNTDPRMDQRTYNVPLSSEVAAVWVEGNDLIKKFDRSIVLYGNNNDKYGIKPYYGCYDPLSYPLFFPRGELGWHAQIPKNGVSLDEVLQSHDNENEDPDVNTRLCVSVRDYYCYKVQMRRGIFNPILYGKRLFQQYVVDMYMKVEGARLDYIRGHQKEIRADLYKGVVDSINAGESRADAVGKITVLPAQFIGGKRDFKRRFMDAMALVQKYGKPDIFLTMTCNPNWEEITRELEPGQTPQDRPDLIVRIFRAKLEDLKKQLFKKHILGKVIAYVYVVEFQKRGLPHAHFLLIMESRYKLLVPEQYDRLISAELPDKQKYPELYTMVVKHMMHGPCGVLNPKNVCMQDGSCKNRYPRPFNPTTVQGRDTYPVYRRRNDGRRAQVRGRMLDNRWVVPYNPYLLRRYNCHINVEVCSSIKAVKYLFKYIYKGHDRASVSLDEADSNGNIDEIKQYRDARWITPPEALWRIYSFNLSEIFPSVRQLQLHLPDMHMVSFNAREDLNEVVARHGASRTMLTEYFEANKKYTEARRLLYRDFPTAFVWHAGKKIWKKRSQRFQVGRIVSAHPAEGERYYLRVLLNNVAGATSFEDLRTVDGFVCPSFREAAERRGLVEADNTIDECLTEAELFQMPSSLRRLFATILVFCEPSDVRGLWDRHFEAMSDDYRRSQTCPRAIEQMVLHDVRNMLQSMGKDIVIPSSPN